Proteins co-encoded in one Papaver somniferum cultivar HN1 chromosome 5, ASM357369v1, whole genome shotgun sequence genomic window:
- the LOC113281878 gene encoding uncharacterized protein LOC113281878 encodes MMLNLRLNSSFILGILFILLAIRGSIAHTQEALEKKQMGIENGFSTNGRNVDQEFFDGVPTAAVTSKSSKKLGGRKMLLDADNEKEMKTKHENAQLKDGEEKSAAKISGINSKNAPARSLGNPQEGIADQNNRSKLKPEKLTSTSWMKKHIKADADEELATLMQKDYPVNPGRDRPRRKPPINNGHNPLRTDHTRP; translated from the exons ATGATGCTAAATTTAAGGTTGAATAGTAGTTTTATACTTGGGATTCTCTTCATTTTGCTTGCAATTAGAGGGTCTATTGCTCATACCCAAGAAG CTCTTGAGAAAAAGCAGATGGGAATTGAAAACGGATTTTCGACTAATGGAAGGAATGTGGACCAG GAATTTTTCGACGGTGTTCCAACTGCTGCTGTGACATCTAAAAGCAGTAAAAAGCTTGGAGGAAGAAAAATGTTGCTGGATGCTGATAACGAGAAAGAGATGAAGACGAAACACGAAAATGCGCAGCTAAAGGACGGAGAAGAAAAGTCTGCTGCAAAGATTTCAG GAATAAATAGCAAAAATGCTCCTGCCAGATCACTAGGAAATCCTCAAGAGGGTATAGCTGATCAG AATAATAGAAGCAAATTGAAGCCAGAGAAACTAACCTCTACAAGCTGGATGAAAAAGCATATCAAGGCTGATGCAGATGAGGAACTCGCAACTTTGATGCAGAAGGATTATCCAGTGAATCCTGGAAGGGACAGGCCTCGTCGAAAACCTCCGATCAACAATGGACATAACCCCCTGCGTACAGATCACACCAGACCATAG